The following proteins are co-located in the Bradyrhizobium sp. AZCC 2176 genome:
- a CDS encoding FAD binding domain-containing protein, with translation MKPAPFGYERPRDLQAVFAMLGEAKTSAKIIAGGQSLGPMLNLRLVEPQLIIDITGLAELKQVERRGDELVLGACVTHADIEDGRIPDITRGAMQGVAGNIAYRAVRNRGTVGGSLSHADPAADWVSALSALGAKLTLRSCAGARMIAMKDFIVGALECALRAGEIVETIHVPTLPSSAHWGYFKSCRKTGEFAHAIGAVLIDPSAATARVVIGAIDAAPIVITNTAELFGGRIAGDYKDRFDPRVADTILAKAGISSAARRHIHVGVLKRAVCEAAA, from the coding sequence ATGAAACCGGCGCCTTTCGGCTACGAACGTCCACGCGACTTGCAGGCGGTATTTGCCATGCTCGGGGAGGCCAAAACTTCCGCCAAGATCATTGCCGGCGGCCAGTCGCTTGGTCCCATGCTCAATCTGCGGCTGGTAGAACCACAGTTGATCATCGACATCACTGGTCTTGCCGAGCTCAAGCAGGTCGAGCGTCGCGGCGACGAACTCGTACTCGGGGCCTGTGTCACCCACGCCGACATCGAGGACGGACGCATTCCGGACATTACGCGCGGCGCCATGCAGGGCGTCGCCGGCAACATCGCCTATCGCGCCGTTCGCAATCGCGGCACGGTAGGCGGGTCGCTCAGCCACGCCGATCCCGCGGCAGACTGGGTATCCGCGCTCTCGGCGCTGGGTGCGAAATTGACGCTTCGAAGCTGCGCCGGTGCGCGGATGATCGCGATGAAGGATTTTATCGTCGGCGCGCTCGAATGCGCGTTGCGCGCCGGCGAGATCGTAGAGACGATCCATGTCCCGACGCTGCCGTCGTCAGCGCATTGGGGTTACTTCAAGAGTTGCCGAAAGACAGGCGAGTTCGCGCATGCGATCGGCGCGGTCCTGATTGACCCGAGCGCCGCAACTGCCCGCGTCGTCATCGGCGCGATCGATGCCGCGCCGATCGTTATCACCAATACCGCAGAACTGTTCGGCGGACGCATTGCCGGCGACTACAAGGATCGCTTCGATCCGCGCGTGGCGGATACCATTCTCGCCAAGGCCGGCATATCCAGCGCCGCCCGTCGTCATATTCATGTAGGTGTGCTGAAGCGTGCGGTCTGCGAGGCTGCTGCATGA
- a CDS encoding xanthine dehydrogenase family Fe-S subunit, which yields MSMIELIVNQRAVRVSAEPRTNLADFVREKLDLTGTHLGCEHGVCGACTVLLDGVPARSCITYAMACEGAEVTTIEGLDEDNVTTELRAAFTREHALQCGYCTPGMLVSARDLVLRLPQADERLIRVGLSGNLCRCTGYVGIVRAVQSVIEARRARNIAPEPGGGRKILGPVGSGRSVHDGAGQAERIPPVGSEQTSPEAASSVASIPDFIPATVLEQQFTVAHPPEQVFAMFGDIAAVAACLPGASLTAPPKPERVEGAIRVRIGPIAATFLGAARVDRSPLDMSGRIVGIGNDRRSRSSTQGEIRYRLMPIEQGTRVDLSIGYTLTGMLAQVGRPGLVRDLVARLIAEFADNLNRCLSGTSPAGAAPAELSGMALVFGLLRARVVRWFGRFSSNKDGAA from the coding sequence ATGAGCATGATTGAACTCATCGTCAACCAACGCGCGGTGCGGGTATCAGCGGAGCCGCGCACCAACCTCGCGGATTTTGTCCGCGAAAAACTCGATTTGACCGGCACGCATCTCGGCTGCGAACACGGCGTCTGTGGAGCGTGTACGGTGCTGCTCGACGGCGTGCCGGCGCGCTCGTGCATCACCTATGCGATGGCCTGCGAAGGAGCAGAAGTCACCACGATCGAAGGGCTCGATGAAGACAACGTTACGACGGAGCTTCGTGCGGCCTTCACCCGTGAGCATGCACTGCAATGCGGTTACTGCACACCGGGAATGCTGGTCTCCGCGCGTGATCTCGTGCTGCGCCTGCCGCAAGCCGATGAGCGGCTCATCCGCGTCGGCCTGAGCGGCAATTTGTGCCGGTGCACCGGCTATGTCGGCATCGTTCGGGCGGTCCAATCTGTGATCGAAGCGCGGCGCGCCCGCAATATCGCGCCCGAGCCGGGCGGAGGACGGAAGATCCTGGGCCCCGTCGGCTCGGGTCGAAGCGTGCATGATGGGGCGGGCCAAGCCGAGCGCATACCGCCGGTGGGAAGCGAACAAACGTCGCCCGAAGCTGCCAGTTCGGTCGCGTCGATTCCGGACTTCATCCCGGCCACCGTTCTGGAGCAGCAGTTCACCGTCGCGCACCCGCCCGAACAGGTCTTTGCGATGTTTGGCGACATCGCAGCCGTTGCGGCCTGCCTTCCCGGCGCGTCGTTGACGGCGCCACCGAAGCCTGAGCGCGTCGAAGGTGCCATCCGCGTCAGGATTGGTCCTATTGCCGCGACATTCTTGGGTGCTGCGCGCGTCGACCGCAGCCCGCTCGATATGTCCGGCCGCATCGTCGGCATCGGTAACGACCGGCGCAGCCGATCGTCGACCCAGGGCGAAATCCGCTATCGGCTGATGCCGATCGAGCAGGGGACGCGCGTCGATCTTTCCATCGGGTACACGCTCACCGGAATGCTGGCGCAGGTCGGCAGACCCGGGCTGGTGCGCGATCTCGTGGCACGATTGATCGCGGAATTTGCCGACAATCTCAACCGCTGTCTGTCGGGTACATCACCGGCCGGTGCCGCTCCGGCCGAGCTGAGCGGAATGGCGCTGGTTTTCGGCCTTTTGCGGGCGCGGGTCGTGCGTTGGTTTGGTCGTTTCTCGTCCAACAAAGACGGAGCGGCGTGA